The following proteins come from a genomic window of Varunaivibrio sulfuroxidans:
- a CDS encoding F0F1 ATP synthase subunit gamma, with amino-acid sequence MPSLKDLKVRINSVKSTRKITSAMKMVAAAKLRRAQEAAEAARAYSLRMDRMLGSLASSFKGVDGGPALLSGSGRDQTHLIVVCTSNRGLCGGFNATIVRDARRMIAELKGAGKDVKLLCVGTKGRGMLKRDFGDDIVETLGEIGKKGVTYEEADSLAQKVTVMFENGDFDVCHVVFNRFQSAMTQVVTRQQLIPFMPGDDAADAHAKDNGPVASYLYEPDESEILDALLPRNLAVQFFQALLENSASEHGSRMTAMDSASRNASDMIDGLTLTFNRTRQAYITKELIEIISGAEAL; translated from the coding sequence ATGCCGAGTTTGAAGGACCTCAAAGTCCGCATCAATAGCGTCAAATCGACGCGTAAGATCACGTCGGCCATGAAAATGGTCGCGGCGGCCAAGTTGCGCCGCGCCCAGGAAGCCGCCGAGGCCGCGCGCGCCTACTCCCTGCGCATGGATCGAATGCTGGGTTCCTTGGCGTCGTCGTTTAAGGGCGTCGATGGCGGCCCGGCATTGTTGTCGGGATCCGGGCGCGATCAGACCCACTTGATCGTGGTGTGCACATCCAACCGGGGCCTGTGCGGCGGGTTTAACGCCACCATCGTTCGCGATGCGCGGCGTATGATTGCAGAGCTCAAGGGGGCGGGGAAAGACGTCAAGCTGTTGTGTGTCGGAACCAAGGGACGCGGCATGCTGAAACGGGACTTCGGCGACGATATTGTCGAAACCCTGGGCGAGATCGGCAAAAAAGGCGTGACTTATGAAGAAGCCGACTCCCTCGCCCAGAAGGTGACGGTCATGTTTGAAAATGGCGACTTCGATGTCTGTCACGTTGTTTTCAACCGGTTTCAATCGGCGATGACCCAGGTCGTCACCCGTCAGCAATTGATCCCTTTCATGCCGGGTGACGATGCCGCCGATGCGCACGCGAAAGACAACGGCCCCGTCGCAAGTTATTTATATGAACCCGACGAGAGCGAAATCCTGGACGCCCTCTTGCCGCGCAATCTCGCCGTACAGTTTTTTCAGGCTCTGCTTGAAAATTCAGCTTCCGAGCACGGCTCACGGATGACGGCGATGGACAGCGCGTCGCGTAACGCCAGCGATATGATCGATGGTCTGACGTTGACCTTCAACCGCACCCGTCAGGCCTATATCACCAAGGAACTGATCGAAATCATCTCCGGCGCGGAAGCGCTGTGA
- a CDS encoding F0F1 ATP synthase subunit delta: protein MSSETTGATGLAARYAAALFDLAKQAEKLDAVADDMRSLLAMIDDSADLRRLISSPVIARADQRSAISALLEKAGADDLVRRFVIIVVENRRLAILAAAARAFLSQLSESRGEVRALVTSAKELSDKQRQAIAGALKKVTGADVSVQSHVDGDLLGGLIVKIGSRMVDTSLRTKLQQMRLSMKGVG from the coding sequence GTGTCATCCGAAACCACAGGCGCTACCGGTTTGGCGGCTCGATACGCGGCCGCTTTGTTCGATTTGGCGAAACAGGCCGAAAAGCTGGATGCCGTCGCGGACGATATGCGTTCGTTGTTGGCGATGATCGACGATAGCGCCGACCTGCGCCGACTGATTTCATCGCCGGTTATCGCTCGCGCCGATCAGCGTTCCGCGATCTCGGCGTTGCTCGAAAAGGCGGGGGCCGACGATTTGGTCCGCCGTTTCGTGATCATCGTTGTCGAAAATCGGCGTCTCGCCATTCTCGCCGCCGCGGCGCGCGCGTTTCTTTCCCAGTTGTCGGAAAGCCGCGGTGAGGTGCGTGCGCTCGTGACCTCCGCCAAGGAACTCAGCGATAAACAGCGCCAGGCGATCGCCGGCGCGTTGAAGAAAGTGACGGGGGCCGACGTCTCCGTTCAATCCCATGTGGATGGCGACCTGTTAGGCGGTTTGATCGTGAAGATCGGATCGCGTATGGTCGATACGTCCCTTCGTACCAAGTTGCAGCAAATGCGCCTCTCCATGAAAGGTGTGGGTTAA
- the atpD gene encoding F0F1 ATP synthase subunit beta yields MANKNMGTITQVMGAVVDVRFPDSLPEILSALHTENGDKTLVLEVAAHLGGNVVRTIAMDSTDGVQRGAQVIDTGSAIQVPVGPETLGRIMNVIGEPVDERGPIVTKMKAPIHAPAPPFVEQSTETEMLVTGIKVVDLIAPYAKGGKIGLFGGAGVGKTVLIMELINNIAKAHGGYSVFAGVGERTREGNDLYHEMIESGVIKLDGEGSKAALVYGQMNEPPGARARVALSGLTQAEYFRDQEGQDVLFFVDNIFRFTQAGSEVSALLGRIPSAVGYQPTLSTDMGMMQERITSTKKGSITSVQAIYVPADDLTDPAPATSFAHLDATTVLSRQIAELGIYPAVDPLDSTSRILDPRVVGEEHYNVATSVQRILQTYKSLQDIIAILGMDELSEEDKLVVSRARKIQRFFSQPFHVAEVFTNTPGTLVSLEDTVKGFKGIVDGDYDHLPEAAFYMVGSMDEALERAKKMAAEAA; encoded by the coding sequence ATGGCGAATAAAAATATGGGTACAATTACGCAGGTCATGGGCGCCGTCGTTGACGTGCGGTTTCCCGATAGTCTTCCCGAAATTCTCAGTGCCTTGCACACCGAGAACGGCGACAAGACCTTGGTTCTGGAGGTGGCGGCGCACCTCGGCGGAAACGTCGTGCGCACGATCGCCATGGACTCCACGGACGGCGTTCAGCGCGGCGCTCAGGTGATCGACACGGGCTCCGCCATCCAGGTTCCCGTCGGTCCCGAAACCTTGGGGCGGATCATGAACGTGATCGGCGAGCCTGTGGATGAACGTGGCCCGATCGTCACCAAGATGAAGGCCCCGATCCATGCCCCGGCGCCGCCGTTCGTCGAACAATCCACCGAAACCGAAATGCTGGTCACCGGGATCAAGGTTGTCGATCTGATCGCACCGTACGCCAAGGGCGGTAAGATCGGCTTGTTCGGCGGCGCGGGCGTCGGCAAGACAGTGTTGATCATGGAATTGATCAACAATATCGCCAAGGCGCACGGCGGTTATTCGGTGTTCGCCGGCGTCGGCGAACGCACCCGCGAAGGCAACGACCTGTACCATGAAATGATCGAATCGGGCGTTATCAAACTCGACGGCGAAGGCTCCAAGGCCGCCCTGGTTTACGGCCAGATGAACGAGCCGCCGGGGGCGCGCGCGCGCGTCGCTCTGTCCGGTCTGACCCAGGCGGAATATTTTCGCGACCAAGAAGGCCAGGACGTGCTGTTCTTCGTCGATAACATCTTCCGTTTTACCCAGGCCGGTTCCGAGGTTTCGGCGCTGCTTGGGCGTATTCCCTCGGCGGTGGGCTACCAGCCGACCCTGTCCACCGACATGGGTATGATGCAGGAACGCATCACCTCGACCAAGAAGGGTTCGATCACCTCGGTCCAGGCGATTTACGTGCCCGCCGACGATTTGACCGACCCGGCGCCGGCGACCTCGTTCGCCCACCTCGACGCGACCACGGTTCTGTCGCGTCAGATCGCGGAATTGGGCATTTATCCGGCGGTCGATCCGCTCGATTCGACATCGCGCATTCTCGACCCCAGGGTGGTTGGCGAGGAGCACTATAACGTCGCGACAAGCGTTCAGCGGATTTTGCAGACCTATAAATCCCTGCAAGACATCATCGCCATCTTGGGCATGGACGAACTGTCCGAGGAAGACAAATTGGTGGTCTCGCGGGCACGCAAAATTCAGCGCTTCTTCAGCCAGCCGTTCCACGTCGCCGAGGTGTTCACCAATACGCCGGGCACCTTGGTTAGCCTGGAAGACACCGTTAAGGGCTTTAAGGGAATCGTCGATGGTGATTACGATCACCTGCCCGAGGCGGCGTTCTATATGGTCGGTTCGATGGACGAAGCCCTTGAGCGGGCGAAAAAAATGGCCGCCGAAGCGGCATAA
- a CDS encoding primosomal protein N' yields MMDSSASSTIPAPPKPAGSFCAGARVRVVLALPVGAGYDYRVAAGMTLSVGDFVKAPFGKRRLVGVVWGTATGDVAEEKVKDVAAIMPTPAMPGEQRRFLEWVAAYTLSPLGAVLKMALSVPEALEPPRESLVYVLNARSRWPEAPRLSPARRRIIALLDDAPAMRAADISHEAGCSASVLRGLVQAGIVRGYAAPVPERTFAVPDPDRPAPALNPDQRRGADVLAERTAADAFSVVVVDGVTGSGKTEVYFEAIAAALRRGRQVLVLLPEIALGAQWLRRFEARFAAAPAQWHSDLSAARRRETWRAVADGRARVVVGARSALFLPFCDLGLIVIDEEHDSAFKQEEGVIYHARDMAVVRGRIGGFPVIPVSATPSLETLVNIESGRYEQIALPTRHGDALLPDVGLIDMRKERPGAQKWISTELREAVARTLAAGEQALLFLNRRGYAPLTLCRTCGHRMQCPGCSAWLVEHRSRKRLLCHHCGFSMARPVRCPACDDEDTMVACGPGVERLAEEAREIFPDARIALASSDTLTGPQAAFDLVRRIEDHAVDIVIGTQVVAKGYHFALLTLVGVIDGDVGLMGGDLRAGERTYQLLSQVSGRAGRAARAGRVLMQTYLPDHPVMTALVNGDRAAFLSAEKDGRRATHMPPYGRLVALIVSGRDARTVDAMAQRLARSAPSSKTIQVLGPAPAPMAFLRGRHRRRLLLKARKEVRVQTVVAAWLRSAPAMAGVRVQIDVDPMSFF; encoded by the coding sequence ATGATGGATTCATCCGCCAGTTCGACGATACCCGCGCCACCGAAACCCGCGGGATCTTTTTGCGCCGGGGCGCGGGTGCGCGTCGTGCTCGCGCTGCCGGTCGGTGCGGGCTACGACTACCGGGTCGCCGCGGGGATGACGTTGTCCGTCGGCGATTTCGTCAAGGCGCCGTTTGGGAAACGCCGTCTCGTCGGGGTCGTCTGGGGGACGGCTACGGGGGACGTCGCCGAGGAAAAAGTGAAGGACGTCGCGGCCATCATGCCGACGCCGGCGATGCCCGGCGAACAGCGCCGGTTTCTCGAATGGGTCGCCGCCTACACGCTATCGCCCTTGGGCGCGGTGTTGAAAATGGCGCTCAGCGTCCCCGAGGCGCTGGAGCCGCCGAGGGAAAGCCTTGTTTATGTTCTTAACGCGCGAAGTCGTTGGCCGGAAGCGCCGCGCTTGAGCCCGGCGCGCCGGCGTATTATCGCTCTTTTAGACGATGCTCCGGCAATGCGCGCCGCCGATATTTCCCACGAGGCCGGCTGCTCGGCGTCGGTGCTGCGCGGACTTGTTCAGGCGGGGATCGTGCGTGGATACGCCGCCCCCGTTCCCGAACGGACCTTCGCGGTTCCCGATCCGGATCGGCCCGCCCCGGCGCTGAACCCGGACCAGCGCCGGGGCGCCGATGTCCTGGCCGAGCGGACGGCGGCGGACGCGTTTTCGGTTGTGGTCGTGGATGGGGTTACCGGATCGGGGAAGACGGAAGTCTACTTCGAGGCGATCGCCGCCGCGCTGCGTCGGGGACGTCAGGTTCTGGTGCTGCTGCCCGAGATCGCTTTGGGCGCCCAATGGCTGAGGCGTTTCGAGGCGCGATTCGCCGCCGCGCCGGCGCAGTGGCATTCGGATCTGAGCGCCGCCCGGCGTCGGGAAACCTGGCGCGCCGTGGCCGATGGGCGGGCGCGGGTGGTGGTCGGCGCGCGTTCGGCGCTGTTCCTGCCGTTCTGCGATCTGGGGTTGATCGTTATCGATGAAGAGCACGACAGCGCTTTCAAACAGGAAGAAGGGGTCATTTACCACGCCCGCGACATGGCCGTGGTGCGTGGACGGATCGGCGGCTTTCCCGTGATTCCGGTTTCGGCGACGCCATCGTTGGAAACGCTGGTCAATATAGAGTCCGGGCGCTACGAACAAATCGCGCTGCCGACGCGTCATGGCGACGCACTGCTGCCCGATGTCGGCCTGATCGACATGAGGAAAGAACGCCCCGGCGCTCAAAAATGGATATCTACCGAATTGCGCGAGGCCGTCGCGCGTACCTTGGCTGCGGGCGAGCAGGCTTTGTTGTTTTTGAACCGTCGGGGATATGCGCCGCTAACCCTGTGTCGAACATGTGGACACCGAATGCAGTGCCCGGGGTGTAGTGCGTGGCTGGTCGAACATCGCAGCCGTAAGCGCCTGTTGTGTCATCACTGCGGTTTTTCAATGGCGCGTCCCGTCCGGTGCCCGGCCTGTGACGATGAAGACACCATGGTGGCCTGCGGGCCGGGGGTCGAACGTCTCGCCGAAGAAGCTCGCGAAATCTTTCCCGACGCGCGCATCGCCTTGGCCAGCAGCGATACCTTGACCGGGCCCCAGGCCGCTTTCGATTTAGTGCGCCGCATTGAAGACCATGCGGTGGATATCGTCATCGGCACCCAGGTCGTCGCCAAGGGGTATCACTTTGCGTTGTTGACGCTGGTGGGGGTGATTGATGGGGATGTCGGGCTGATGGGCGGCGATTTGCGTGCCGGAGAAAGAACCTACCAGTTGCTCAGTCAGGTTTCCGGTCGCGCCGGACGGGCGGCGCGGGCGGGGCGGGTCTTGATGCAGACATACCTGCCCGATCATCCGGTCATGACGGCTTTGGTGAACGGTGACCGCGCGGCCTTCCTGTCCGCCGAGAAAGATGGCCGTAGGGCGACCCACATGCCGCCTTACGGGCGACTGGTGGCGCTGATCGTTTCGGGCCGCGACGCACGAACGGTGGACGCCATGGCTCAGCGCCTGGCGCGATCGGCGCCATCGAGCAAGACCATTCAGGTGCTTGGTCCGGCGCCCGCGCCGATGGCGTTTTTACGGGGGCGACATCGCCGGCGTCTTTTGCTTAAGGCGCGCAAGGAGGTTCGCGTGCAGACGGTTGTCGCCGCCTGGTTGCGAAGCGCGCCCGCCATGGCGGGCGTGCGGGTGCAAATCGATGTCGATCCGATGAGCTTTTTTTAA
- the atpC gene encoding ATP synthase F1 subunit epsilon: MAETVEFELVSPQKLLKSQPVDMVVVPCAEGDIGVLPGHTPLIATVRPGVVDIHDDGKVAERIFVAGGFVEVTAVRCTLLAEEAIAIADINRADVEERLKAANKAREDAADAAEKASAETGIETLEAMLEAMESVVHTH, from the coding sequence ATGGCCGAAACGGTCGAATTTGAATTGGTCTCGCCACAAAAGCTGTTGAAATCACAGCCGGTCGATATGGTCGTCGTGCCCTGCGCCGAGGGCGATATCGGCGTGCTGCCTGGGCACACGCCGTTGATCGCCACGGTTCGTCCGGGTGTCGTCGATATTCACGATGACGGCAAGGTCGCCGAGCGAATTTTCGTCGCCGGCGGCTTTGTCGAGGTGACGGCGGTGCGCTGCACGCTTCTGGCGGAAGAGGCGATCGCCATCGCCGACATCAACCGCGCGGACGTCGAAGAGCGTCTTAAGGCAGCCAACAAGGCCCGCGAAGATGCGGCCGACGCCGCCGAAAAAGCCAGCGCCGAAACCGGCATCGAAACCTTGGAAGCGATGCTCGAAGCGATGGAAAGCGTCGTTCATACCCACTGA
- a CDS encoding tetratricopeptide repeat protein — protein sequence MRYFFVPILFFAVMLSLLPLDTARAGYKEALDAAQKGDWKIAVEEWRPLAEKGMAEAQFNLAQAYYSGNGVPRDLAKSILWFRRAAKQGNAASQYNLGILYDTGQGAPRDIKEAAKWYRLAANQNYIDAQYAMGTMYEAGEGVNKDIAEAQKWYLRAARHGSMKAQFALGKISLGGEGAPQDIPDAVKWFTLAAKQGDATAQRLLGMFFENGVGVSKNVKTAAKWYLAAAKQGEADAQYALGKMYASGEAGKQDNKQAYMWFMLAFSQGVKEAAKDLNAMTEKMLPTEIDKATTLAILCVKKGFKSCSD from the coding sequence ATGCGATACTTTTTCGTCCCCATTCTGTTTTTTGCCGTGATGCTCTCGCTACTTCCCCTCGATACGGCCCGTGCAGGCTATAAGGAAGCTCTCGATGCCGCGCAAAAGGGGGATTGGAAAATCGCCGTAGAAGAATGGCGTCCCCTCGCCGAAAAAGGTATGGCCGAGGCCCAGTTTAATCTGGCCCAGGCGTATTACAGCGGAAATGGCGTCCCGCGGGACCTTGCGAAAAGCATCCTGTGGTTTCGCCGCGCCGCCAAGCAGGGGAACGCGGCGTCCCAGTACAATCTTGGCATTCTATACGATACCGGCCAAGGCGCGCCCCGGGACATCAAGGAAGCCGCCAAATGGTACCGGCTCGCAGCCAACCAAAATTACATCGACGCCCAGTACGCCATGGGCACGATGTATGAGGCGGGTGAAGGGGTGAACAAGGATATCGCAGAGGCTCAAAAATGGTATCTACGCGCCGCGCGCCACGGTTCCATGAAGGCGCAGTTTGCCTTAGGCAAGATATCGCTCGGCGGCGAAGGCGCGCCTCAGGACATCCCGGATGCGGTGAAGTGGTTCACGCTCGCCGCCAAGCAAGGCGATGCGACAGCCCAACGCCTCTTGGGCATGTTTTTTGAGAACGGCGTAGGCGTCTCCAAGAATGTGAAAACGGCGGCGAAGTGGTATCTGGCCGCCGCCAAGCAAGGCGAGGCCGACGCCCAGTACGCCCTCGGCAAGATGTACGCCTCGGGAGAAGCGGGAAAACAGGACAACAAGCAGGCGTATATGTGGTTCATGCTGGCGTTCTCGCAGGGCGTCAAGGAAGCAGCGAAGGATCTGAACGCGATGACGGAAAAAATGCTCCCGACCGAAATCGACAAGGCCACCACGCTCGCCATTTTATGCGTAAAAAAGGGCTTTAAAAGCTGTTCGGACTAG
- a CDS encoding DUF484 family protein, producing the protein MNGEREGQAGVDRGESITEDDVLAYLRKHPHFLSAYPELLVSADIKARWGDGGGGVVDMQQVLLSRLREEIENLSSCAQDVIETSRTNMSHQARTHTAALSLLGADDLEQLARTIAEDLPLILNVDAATIGFELHPNDAERPLSPLFLTSGIGRFGAGYGDETLGGGTSARLISDISDNGALFGPASTLVRSAGVARLNAGAHTPPGILALGSRSVGAFYPGQGTELLGFLARIVERKCEQILRQAA; encoded by the coding sequence ATGAACGGTGAACGTGAAGGACAGGCGGGCGTGGATCGAGGCGAATCCATCACCGAGGACGACGTCCTCGCCTACTTGCGTAAACATCCTCATTTTTTATCCGCCTATCCGGAACTTTTGGTCAGCGCCGACATCAAAGCACGCTGGGGCGACGGCGGAGGGGGCGTCGTCGATATGCAGCAGGTCCTGTTGTCGCGCCTGCGCGAGGAAATCGAAAATCTGTCCTCGTGCGCTCAAGACGTTATCGAAACCAGCCGCACCAACATGTCCCACCAGGCGCGCACGCATACCGCCGCCCTCTCGCTGCTCGGCGCCGACGACCTGGAGCAATTGGCGCGCACCATCGCCGAGGATCTGCCGCTCATCTTGAACGTCGATGCCGCGACCATCGGCTTCGAGCTTCATCCGAACGACGCCGAACGTCCCTTATCACCACTTTTTCTGACTTCCGGAATTGGGCGTTTCGGGGCTGGTTATGGCGATGAAACCTTGGGCGGGGGAACAAGCGCCCGCTTGATCAGCGACATCAGCGACAACGGCGCCCTCTTTGGTCCGGCGTCCACCTTGGTCCGCTCGGCGGGGGTGGCGCGGCTCAATGCGGGCGCGCACACGCCGCCCGGCATACTCGCCCTGGGTTCACGTAGCGTCGGCGCATTTTATCCCGGTCAAGGCACCGAACTTCTGGGCTTTTTGGCGCGTATCGTCGAACGTAAATGCGAACAAATACTCCGCCAGGCGGCCTGA
- a CDS encoding tyrosine recombinase XerC yields the protein MIYNAEPALVQAIAGWRGWLADERRASPHTLDAYQRDIAAFLTFLTEHLGYQPGVGDLARLKSSDFRSWLAGRAMRGLSRTSTARALSTVRGFFRHLEKTGLGANAALKTIRTPKIPKSIPKALSEDEALESLDAVGDLADLPWVAKRDTALLTLLYGCGLRLGEALALNRDQAPRGDSMMIRGKGGKDRLVPILPAVETAVAAYIAACPWRGDNASDQSPLFLGVRGKRLNPAVAQRRMRELRAYLGLADSATPHALRHSFATHLLAGGGDLRTIQELLGHASLSSTQRYTSVDATRISTVYHAAHPRARKRRETRDV from the coding sequence ATGATATACAACGCCGAACCCGCTCTCGTGCAAGCCATCGCCGGATGGCGAGGATGGCTCGCCGACGAGAGACGGGCGTCGCCCCACACCCTGGATGCCTACCAACGCGATATCGCGGCATTTTTGACGTTTCTTACCGAACATCTAGGATATCAACCCGGCGTTGGAGACTTGGCGCGGCTCAAGAGTTCGGATTTTCGCAGTTGGCTCGCAGGGCGGGCGATGCGCGGCCTGTCGCGCACTTCGACGGCGCGGGCGCTATCCACGGTGCGCGGTTTTTTCCGCCATCTGGAAAAAACCGGTCTCGGCGCCAACGCCGCGCTGAAAACCATACGCACCCCCAAGATCCCAAAATCGATTCCCAAGGCCCTGTCCGAGGACGAGGCCTTGGAATCGCTGGACGCGGTTGGCGATCTCGCCGACCTTCCATGGGTCGCCAAACGCGACACCGCCCTGCTGACTCTTCTTTACGGCTGTGGCCTGCGCTTGGGAGAGGCGTTGGCGCTCAACCGCGACCAAGCGCCGCGCGGGGACAGCATGATGATCCGCGGCAAAGGCGGCAAAGACCGTTTGGTCCCCATTTTGCCCGCCGTCGAGACGGCCGTCGCCGCCTACATCGCCGCCTGCCCCTGGCGTGGGGATAATGCGAGCGACCAAAGCCCCCTGTTTCTCGGCGTGCGTGGCAAGCGGCTCAACCCCGCGGTGGCGCAACGGCGGATGCGTGAACTGCGCGCTTATTTAGGTCTCGCCGATAGCGCCACCCCGCATGCCCTACGCCATAGCTTCGCCACACACCTACTTGCCGGCGGCGGCGATCTGCGCACCATTCAGGAATTGCTCGGCCATGCGTCCTTATCATCGACCCAGCGCTACACTAGTGTTGACGCCACCCGGATCAGCACCGTCTATCACGCCGCCCATCCCCGGGCGCGCAAACGGCGCGAGACCCGCGACGTTTGA
- a CDS encoding bacteriohemerythrin has translation MLINITNELFSRVDNGFTQEEISQTISCLNDYVNRHFEREESLFIDSEYPDTQEHIKTHREISKTVANISALYKQDPNAINIHEVLEFLRDWLTKHILRADQQYAPYIGVTVPSRRGASCQAHKHAS, from the coding sequence ATGCTTATCAACATCACCAACGAGTTGTTCAGCCGTGTCGATAACGGCTTTACCCAAGAAGAAATTTCACAAACGATTTCATGCCTGAACGATTACGTAAATCGCCACTTCGAGCGTGAGGAAAGTCTGTTCATCGACAGTGAGTACCCCGACACGCAAGAACACATCAAAACCCACAGAGAAATTTCAAAAACGGTCGCCAATATTTCCGCATTGTACAAGCAAGACCCGAACGCCATCAATATTCATGAGGTCCTGGAATTCCTGCGCGATTGGCTGACAAAGCACATTTTACGCGCCGACCAGCAGTACGCCCCCTACATCGGCGTCACCGTACCCTCGCGGCGGGGCGCGTCTTGCCAGGCGCACAAACATGCCTCATGA
- the atpA gene encoding F0F1 ATP synthase subunit alpha produces MDIRAAEISAIIKDQIANFGTETEVAEVGQVLSVGDGIARVYGLDNVQAGEMVEFPGGIKGMALNLEEDNVGIVVFGGETGIKEGDTVKRTGSIVDVPVGKGLLGRVVDALGNPIDGKGPLEDVVRTRVEVKAPGIIPRKSVHEPMQTGIKAIDSLIPVGRGQRELIIGDRQTGKTAVIIDTIINQKVTNDAAENDGEKLFCIYVAVGQKRSTVAQLVKTLEENGAMAYSVVVAATASDPAPMQFLAPYTGCAIGEFFRDNAMHAVIFYDDLSKQAVAYRQMSLLLRRPPGREAYPGDVFYLHSRLLERAAKMNDDLGAGSLTALPVIETQAGDVSAYIPTNVISITDGQIFLEAELFYKGIRPAVNVGLSVSRVGSSAQIKAMKQVAGSIKLELAQYREMAAFAQFASDLDPATQKLLARGARLTELLKQPQYTPLPVEEQVVSIFAGVKGYLDGIAVNDVNRFEHAYLGEVRTKGEDILQAIREEKTLSEETESKLKALLDDFVKTFA; encoded by the coding sequence ATGGATATCCGGGCCGCGGAAATTTCCGCAATCATCAAAGATCAAATCGCCAATTTCGGAACCGAGACGGAAGTCGCCGAGGTCGGTCAGGTTCTTTCCGTCGGCGACGGTATCGCCCGCGTTTACGGGTTGGATAACGTCCAGGCCGGTGAAATGGTCGAATTCCCCGGCGGCATCAAGGGGATGGCGCTGAACCTCGAAGAAGACAACGTCGGTATCGTCGTCTTCGGCGGGGAAACCGGAATCAAGGAAGGCGATACCGTCAAGCGCACGGGATCCATCGTTGACGTTCCCGTCGGCAAGGGGTTGTTGGGGCGCGTCGTCGATGCGCTGGGCAATCCGATTGACGGCAAGGGACCGCTTGAAGATGTCGTGCGCACCCGGGTCGAGGTCAAGGCGCCTGGTATTATTCCGCGTAAATCGGTGCACGAGCCGATGCAGACCGGGATTAAGGCGATCGATTCCCTGATCCCCGTTGGGCGTGGTCAGCGCGAATTAATTATCGGCGATCGTCAAACCGGCAAGACGGCGGTGATCATCGACACCATCATCAACCAAAAGGTCACCAACGACGCCGCCGAAAATGACGGTGAAAAGTTGTTTTGCATCTATGTCGCCGTCGGACAAAAGCGTTCGACCGTGGCGCAATTGGTCAAGACGCTGGAAGAAAACGGCGCGATGGCGTATTCCGTCGTCGTCGCCGCGACCGCGTCCGACCCCGCGCCGATGCAGTTCTTGGCGCCATATACCGGTTGCGCCATTGGCGAGTTTTTCCGCGATAACGCCATGCACGCGGTCATTTTTTACGACGATCTGTCGAAACAGGCGGTGGCCTACCGTCAGATGTCCTTGTTGCTGCGCCGGCCTCCGGGACGCGAGGCTTATCCGGGTGACGTTTTCTACTTGCATTCGCGCCTGTTGGAGCGCGCCGCGAAGATGAACGACGATCTTGGTGCGGGGTCGCTGACCGCATTGCCGGTGATCGAGACCCAGGCCGGTGACGTTTCGGCGTATATCCCGACCAACGTGATCTCCATCACCGACGGCCAAATTTTCCTTGAGGCCGAGTTGTTCTACAAGGGCATTCGACCCGCCGTGAATGTCGGCTTGTCGGTTTCTCGCGTCGGTTCGTCGGCTCAGATCAAGGCGATGAAGCAAGTCGCCGGGTCGATCAAGTTGGAACTGGCGCAATATCGCGAGATGGCGGCGTTTGCGCAGTTCGCCTCCGATCTCGATCCCGCGACTCAGAAATTGCTCGCCCGCGGCGCGCGCCTGACCGAGCTGTTAAAGCAGCCTCAGTATACGCCACTGCCGGTCGAAGAGCAGGTGGTGTCGATTTTCGCCGGCGTCAAAGGCTATCTCGACGGTATCGCCGTGAACGATGTCAATCGCTTCGAGCACGCCTACCTTGGCGAAGTGCGCACGAAAGGCGAGGACATCCTGCAGGCGATCCGCGAAGAAAAGACGTTGAGCGAGGAAACGGAAAGCAAGCTGAAGGCGCTTCTCGACGATTTCGTCAAGACCTTCGCCTAA